A genome region from Clostridium sp. JN-9 includes the following:
- a CDS encoding type II secretion system F family protein yields MPVFVYEAKNLQGITVKGKIDAVDMNALTTSLREKNYFPVKIKPYSNAMNIDFNDYKKLTLKDISIFCRQFAVIISAGISIVKALEIVKEQTENIKFKKILNFIYDDVQKGKSLSEAMGEHKDIPNMLVNMITVGETSGTLDKILDTMAAYYDKEYKQQQKIKQALTYPAVISIFAIIVVTMLVTKVVPIFTNMISSLGGQVPMPTRIVMGISDFIKTKGLFVLALIIFSAILLKYLSNNKANKLKSDKYLMKIPIFGPIYKKIITARFARTFGILMGSGVPLIECIDICADVLESKTVYDIMMSLKEEVKKGAGLGETLESRKIFPIMLTQMMKIGEESGSLDNILKKTAEFYDTEVETATAQLTSLIEPAIIILLSVIVGFIILSIILPVFSMYNSFS; encoded by the coding sequence TTGCCTGTTTTTGTTTATGAAGCTAAGAATCTTCAGGGCATTACAGTTAAAGGGAAAATAGATGCTGTTGACATGAATGCACTAACTACATCCCTTAGAGAAAAAAATTATTTTCCTGTAAAAATCAAACCTTATAGCAATGCCATGAACATTGATTTCAACGATTATAAGAAGTTAACTTTAAAGGATATATCCATATTCTGCAGACAGTTTGCTGTTATAATTTCAGCTGGTATCAGCATAGTTAAAGCTTTAGAAATTGTTAAAGAACAAACTGAAAATATTAAATTTAAAAAAATACTGAACTTTATATATGATGATGTTCAAAAAGGGAAATCTTTGTCAGAAGCAATGGGTGAACATAAAGATATTCCCAATATGCTGGTAAATATGATAACTGTTGGTGAAACCAGCGGTACACTGGATAAAATACTGGATACCATGGCAGCTTATTATGATAAGGAATATAAGCAGCAGCAAAAAATAAAACAGGCCTTAACATACCCTGCTGTTATTTCTATATTTGCTATAATTGTTGTAACAATGCTGGTAACAAAGGTTGTTCCCATTTTTACCAATATGATATCCAGTCTAGGTGGACAAGTACCTATGCCCACAAGAATAGTAATGGGAATAAGTGATTTCATTAAAACAAAAGGACTTTTTGTTTTAGCTTTGATTATATTTTCTGCTATATTGTTAAAATATCTCTCAAACAATAAAGCTAATAAACTTAAAAGTGATAAATATTTAATGAAAATACCTATATTTGGACCTATATACAAAAAAATAATTACTGCAAGATTTGCAAGAACCTTTGGTATTTTAATGGGAAGCGGAGTTCCGTTAATTGAGTGCATTGATATTTGTGCAGATGTATTAGAGAGCAAAACTGTTTATGATATTATGATGTCTCTAAAAGAAGAAGTAAAAAAGGGAGCAGGCTTAGGTGAAACATTGGAATCAAGAAAGATATTTCCAATTATGCTCACTCAGATGATGAAAATTGGTGAGGAGTCTGGAAGCCTTGATAATATACTTAAAAAGACTGCAGAATTTTACGATACAGAAGTTGAAACAGCTACAGCCCAATTAACCTCTTTAATTGAACCGGCAATTATAATTCTATTATCTGTAATAGTAGGGTTTATAATTTTATCAATAATATTACCTGTATTCAGTATGTACAACTCCTTCAGTTAA
- a CDS encoding ATPase, T2SS/T4P/T4SS family: protein MKSNNKKRLGDILVESKKITEGQLQAELKKQRISGKRLGELLVEDEVLTEDDIIDVLEVQLGIMRVNLEGINVDMEAVKSISESLAQKYILIPVGFHENKIEVVMSDPLNIFALDDVKIASGYEVYPLIAPGHSILKAIDKYYSTQYVKKAADELIKEQNQSDSKSSQYEDNDVSNDIDDIKNAPAVRLVDSLVKNAIKARASDIHIEPFEDYIKIRYRVDGQLIEVLKSPKETLGALVTRIKILANMNIAEKRLPQDGRILMTMDKSEFDLRVSILPTVHGEKVAIRVLDRHNFLINKSKLGMKAEDLEKLDRIVKNPYGLILITGPTGSGKSTTLYAILNDLNKNNTNIVTIEDPVEYIMDGINQVNVNQKAGLTFASGLRSILRQDPDIIMIGEIRDSETAEIAIRSAITGHVVLSTIHTNDSASAVVRLADMGIEPYLIATSISGIVAQRLVRKICPYCKKEYEASNYEKEVLDIDVNTKLTLYKGQGCNFCGNTGYIGRIGVYEIMEITKEHREYIIKNYSTDKLRDLSVNNGMKTMKMSCKELVLSGQTTVEELIKIAYLKE, encoded by the coding sequence TTGAAATCCAATAACAAGAAAAGATTAGGAGATATTTTAGTCGAATCTAAAAAGATTACAGAAGGACAGCTTCAGGCCGAATTAAAGAAACAGAGGATTTCTGGTAAAAGACTTGGCGAATTATTAGTTGAGGATGAAGTTTTAACAGAAGATGACATAATTGATGTACTTGAAGTACAGCTTGGAATAATGAGAGTTAATTTAGAAGGCATAAATGTAGATATGGAAGCAGTAAAATCCATATCTGAGAGCCTGGCTCAAAAGTATATTCTTATTCCAGTAGGCTTTCATGAAAATAAAATTGAAGTAGTAATGTCAGATCCTTTAAACATTTTTGCATTGGATGATGTAAAAATTGCATCAGGATATGAAGTGTATCCACTTATAGCTCCTGGTCACTCAATATTAAAGGCAATCGACAAATACTATTCAACTCAATATGTTAAAAAAGCAGCAGATGAACTTATAAAGGAACAAAACCAGAGCGATTCCAAAAGCAGTCAGTATGAAGATAATGATGTAAGCAATGATATTGATGATATTAAAAATGCCCCTGCAGTACGACTGGTGGACTCTTTAGTTAAGAACGCCATTAAAGCCAGGGCAAGTGATATTCATATAGAGCCTTTTGAAGATTACATAAAAATCAGGTACAGAGTTGACGGGCAGCTAATAGAAGTACTTAAGTCTCCCAAAGAAACATTAGGTGCACTGGTAACAAGAATAAAAATTTTAGCAAATATGAACATTGCTGAAAAAAGGCTGCCACAGGATGGCAGAATACTTATGACCATGGATAAAAGTGAATTTGATCTGAGAGTATCAATATTGCCAACTGTTCATGGTGAAAAGGTAGCAATCAGAGTATTGGACAGACATAATTTTTTAATCAATAAAAGTAAATTGGGAATGAAAGCAGAAGATCTTGAAAAATTAGACAGAATCGTAAAAAACCCATATGGACTTATATTAATAACAGGGCCTACAGGAAGCGGAAAATCTACAACATTATATGCCATATTAAATGATTTGAATAAAAATAATACAAATATTGTTACTATAGAGGACCCTGTGGAATATATTATGGATGGAATTAATCAGGTAAATGTAAATCAAAAAGCCGGGCTTACATTTGCTTCAGGGCTTAGATCAATATTAAGACAGGACCCTGATATTATAATGATTGGTGAAATAAGAGACAGTGAAACTGCAGAAATTGCAATAAGATCAGCTATAACAGGCCATGTAGTTCTAAGTACAATTCACACCAATGATTCTGCCTCGGCAGTGGTAAGATTAGCTGATATGGGCATTGAACCTTATTTAATAGCCACATCTATAAGCGGAATCGTTGCACAGAGACTGGTAAGAAAAATCTGTCCATATTGCAAAAAAGAATATGAAGCATCAAATTATGAAAAAGAAGTTTTAGATATTGATGTAAATACAAAATTAACTTTATATAAAGGACAGGGATGTAATTTCTGCGGTAATACAGGATATATTGGAAGAATTGGTGTCTATGAGATAATGGAAATTACAAAAGAACACAGGGAGTACATAATAAAAAATTACAGCACTGATAAATTAAGAGATTTAAGTGTTAATAATGGTATGAAAACCATGAAAATGTCCTGTAAGGAACTTGTTTTAAGTGGACAAACTACAGTAGAAGAATTAATTAAAATAGCTTATTTAAAAGAGTAA